The sequence below is a genomic window from Cicer arietinum cultivar CDC Frontier isolate Library 1 chromosome 6, Cicar.CDCFrontier_v2.0, whole genome shotgun sequence.
GTAAAGAAGTCATttggaaatttaaaaaataagccTTACATAgctcataattttaaattttaaaaaagctACAATCAAGAAGAGCCAACAAAACACAATCTGATACGCAAATCAATCACTAGACTGAAAAGCTACACCATAAAAACATACCTTTTTCATCAAAGATAGCACCTCTTTTTCATTGTATACAATTATTTCAAGTTGCCTTGCAATAAGGGCCTCTATTTCATGAATGAGAGCAACATCATTCTGCAAATGCCAAACTTAGATGGTTACAAAAGAGGAAACTAATGTAAAACAAATATCAGAATCCTAAAATGATGTCATTTAATATAAATGAAACACCATCATCGCTATTGAAACAATCCAAACAATGCTTATGCAAACAGCAAGACCATATGAAAATATTTAGATGTCTTTATGTTATGACTAACAACAAAGTTTGCAATGCCCTATTCATAATACTACACTTAACTTTAGAGCTCAGATGTGCCATTTTTGAAGACATCACATACCTATAAGTGTTGGGTACTCATGGATATGCATACCAAGCAtgtaatgaaattattttaagaaaaatgggTAGAGCAGAGTGACTCTATGGATAATAACTTCCATATTGTTTTTGCATAATGGGTAAGAGCATACTAGTTACAGAATACTCAAGGGTCTCCATCAAGACACACTATTCCCTTTCACCATTCTGGACAGAGAAGCTTAAAGATACAGATGGTGAAGACATAGCAGCCAGTCAATGTattacaagaaaaaaattaaaaatcaatacataCACCATAAACTCTTTCAACTACAATGCATGAAaactcaatttcaaacaataaaataaaatctgaaAGGATCTGTTTACTActttgagaaaatattttctattttcatttcatgttttcattttttaattacaaaactgCCACCTTGTTTTCAATTTGTTTCGTGTTCTCAAAGAATTGTATAGAAAACACTCAAAagtggattttttttttgttttcagtGTTTTCTGCACAAATctttgaaaacagaaaacagattGAAAACAATGTGGcagttttgaaattaaaaggGAAAACagaacataaaaaaaatgtttgctCTTATCTCTAAAGTAACATGTTTACCTGGGTGATGAGGCTCAAAGCTTGTCCTCCTCTACCTGCTCTTGCAGTACGACCAACACGATGTATATAATCTCGTGGAAACCTGCAGGAGAATAGTTGAAATCCATTTCATCAAATGCTTGAAAAGCGACGAATAAAATAGCTAAATTGGAAATGAAAAGTAACCTTGGAACATCATAATTGATAACAAGGTCAACTGTAGGAATATCCAAACCGCGACCGGCAACATCAGTTGCTAGTAATATTGAAACCTTTCCTGATTTAAATTCCTGAAGTGCTTCAAGCCTCTGAGCCTGTGACCTGAATGAATATAGCGCTGCAGCTTCTTGATCAAGCACTTCCAGCATTAAACTTAAACGATGACAATCTCTGCAATTTGAAAACTTTTAAAGTATCTACAAAGATCTAGACAAAGAGAAGGAGAAATAATTACTTAGGATAATCAAATAGTTTAGGAATAATTGTCATAAAATTTCCACTTTAGACCTCAACTTGCACGCCCAAGTGTAAGCAACCATGACTCAGAACAACTATACTCCTATACTATCAACACTTACTTTTCCAATGTGCAAGTCAACAGTTCAGTTACTATCAACACTTACTCCTATACAAGTAATtgaatcttatttttaaaatacacagCAAATAAAGCTTTGAATCaccaacaaaaacaaacaacctCTTTCCACATATTGATGTTAAACCATAACCTACATTTTCTGCTGAAAGGCATGCAATGATGCATCCCATATTTTACGAGAGTAATCCTACATACACCCAATGTCTACTAACAAGCGGGGACACACGAAAACCAATCTCAAGTCTGACTGCCTGCCAAGTGCCAACTATCATTTTTTAGCACATCACAAAAGGTTTTATTAAACGAGGCGAGGCAAACAATTGGCCATCACACATAACAATACCAACAGATATTTAATTAGACTGGAGAGTCCACAACCTAAAACTTCAAAAGGTATTTCATTCCTTCAAAATCATAGAGAAAGCTAATGGTATCTAGTGATGACCTAtaaattttcaacaacaaacaagGAGGAAAAGAAAGGGAGGGAAATGCAAAACTAATACAATCAATATTTATCATGCCGGTATTACAATGAGTTTTATCTTTTACCTTCTGACAATGGGGAAGGGGGAAGTTATGACAAAAACATAACAGCCTAACCATCAAATGAAAAAAAGCAATCAAAGTTAAAAGTATGACATTAGCTACAAAAAAATAGTAGGCAGGGTTGTTTAATAAATATACGAGCTGAAAGTGGCAACATGATACTATCCCTATAGCATCTCGGGAAAAAAAGTGTTCTGAGCCCAAGAGAATAAACATGAATAGCATGCCATAAACATACAACAAAAATTAGTCATGAAAAAATTGAATAGATCATCTAGAAAGATACCTGCATGTGGAGACAAAGACAATAGCAGACCGAATGCTATTTTCTTCCATTTTAGACAACACATACATCAAATATACATCCTTCACCTTTTTAGGAATTATTACACCTTGTTGTGTAAGCTTTTCAACTGTCTTAAACCCTTCATAAGCCTCAAAGGCATACAGCTTATCTTGGTAACGGTCACACAACTTTTGAAGATTACTCGTCGTGGTTGCAGAAAAGAACAAGTTTTGCCGGTTTTCAGGTAAGCACTGAAAGATAAATTTCAACTCCTCCTGAAAACCAACATCCAGGACTCGATCCGCTTCATCCAAGACAAGATACTGCAGAACCAAGTATCAAGTACAGCATAATCATAATAATGTTCactctatttataattttttaaaacaatgcaatgtataatatttataaaaataagctGTACTCACTCAATTAAAGTATGTATAAGCTACttctataataaaagataaaataaagccaaactattttcataaattattctAAAGAGCTTATaaaaataagctgaaaacaagTTATCCACGTGCaataagttgtttttataagGTCTCCAAAACAATTTTAGTAGTGTTTATGTAGgtaaataaacttttataagTGGATCCAAACAGATCCTTAATCATACAAGTAAATCATGCAATTTTAATTACTAACAGTTACAAAATAGATTATAATCATGGATAGCATAAATTAACCGCAAATGCATTGGCAAATCAAAACAACAGCGACAATTCAGAtacaatcaaataaaacaaaaacaaaaacaaaaaaatcaccAAATTCATCGTGATCATTGTTCATTAGATTCATTACCTTAGTCCTAGCAAAAACAGGAGGAATTTCAGGACTATCTTTAAGCAAGACCTTAATCCTCCCGGGAGTAGCGATAACAAGGTGAGGTCTGGCGACCAACTCTTGAGTCTGTTTAAGCATATCCATACCTCCAACAATAACCGCAATGCGGAGGCGGAGCGAGGATCCAAGGGCGCGGAACTGCTCAGCCAGCTGAAACGCAAGCTCGCGCGTGGGCGTCACCACGAGAGCGAACACACCGAACGGATGCTCAGCGAGACGCT
It includes:
- the LOC101506536 gene encoding DEAD-box ATP-dependent RNA helicase 36, with the protein product MEQQQNLTDENFPLFKPSCKPSINPSPLTSNATERNSHPQIPQNAVVSNENPNSTAENTNDTSAATFSDLGLSEWVVKTCKELGMKKPRRVQQHCIPKVLEGRHVIGIDETGSGKTAAFALPILQRLAEHPFGVFALVVTPTRELAFQLAEQFRALGSSLRLRIAVIVGGMDMLKQTQELVARPHLVIATPGRIKVLLKDSPEIPPVFARTKYLVLDEADRVLDVGFQEELKFIFQCLPENRQNLFFSATTTSNLQKLCDRYQDKLYAFEAYEGFKTVEKLTQQGVIIPKKVKDVYLMYVLSKMEENSIRSAIVFVSTCRDCHRLSLMLEVLDQEAAALYSFRSQAQRLEALQEFKSGKVSILLATDVAGRGLDIPTVDLVINYDVPRFPRDYIHRVGRTARAGRGGQALSLITQNDVALIHEIEALIARQLEIIVYNEKEVLSLMKKVFSAKNVAEMKMMDDGFEEKAKERKKQKLKMLEEKGLLKDRSKKRKRNKEFAKKGKKQGKKEVEALGDVASLKRRSKTKKSE